In the Streptomyces coeruleoprunus genome, GACGATCGAGCCGTCGCCCGCCGGGGCGTCCTCGTAGTACGCGATGCCCGGTCCGAAGCCGCTGACGCCCGCGGCCGTCAGGCGGGCGCACAGCTCGTCGTAGAGGGGGCCGACGACCGGCCCGATGTCCTCGGGGCCGAAGCTCGCGGCGGTCCCGGTCAGCTCGGCGATCCGTACGGCCGGGATCTGCTTGATCACGACGTCCTGTGTGGGCATGTGTCCCTCGCTCTCGATGGCCCGGAGCCTCGCCGCGACCTGACCGAGCCGGGCGGCCGCCTCCGCGAGCGCGGCCTCCAGCCCGGCCCGCCGCAGCCGCAGCATCCCGCGCAGCTCGGCCGCGCCGACCTCGTCGTCCACGATCGACCGCACCTGGTCGAGGGTGAACCCGAGGTCCTTGAGCGCGATGATCCGGTTGAGCCGGGCCAGCTGCCCCGCCTCGTAGTACCGGTAGCCGCTGTACGGGTCGACGTGGGCGGGGCGCAGCAGTCCGACGGCGTCGTAGTGACGCAGCATGCGGACGGACACGCGGCCGTGCCGGGCGAAGTCTCCGATGATGAACATGACGACTCCTACGACACGGCCTCACACGGTGTCAGGGTCAAGCCGTCCCGTCAGAACGCGTCCGTCGGGACGTA is a window encoding:
- a CDS encoding MerR family transcriptional regulator, whose amino-acid sequence is MFIIGDFARHGRVSVRMLRHYDAVGLLRPAHVDPYSGYRYYEAGQLARLNRIIALKDLGFTLDQVRSIVDDEVGAAELRGMLRLRRAGLEAALAEAAARLGQVAARLRAIESEGHMPTQDVVIKQIPAVRIAELTGTAASFGPEDIGPVVGPLYDELCARLTAAGVSGFGPGIAYYEDAPAGDGSIVVHAGITVPAGLAASDVPDVELVDLPALQEAATVIHRGPMDDVLPTAQTLATWIDANGYRSTGYTRELYLECPEDRAGWVTELQEPVVNDC